GGGCTCTCCTGGCGCCCCGTAGCATCGAgtgtcttctttgtcttctttctctcctcacccaactccctttgcctctccccaaaCCGGGCCGCCAGGATCCCTCCCCGCGGCGGCGATGGCCCGAGCCATGAGAGTGAGGACTTTCCGCGCCCATTGGTGACCCTTCCAGGCAGACAGCCTCAGCAGCGCCCCTGGTGGACAGGATGGTTCGGCAAAGCAGCCTGAGTTATTTTTGTGGACGGAATCGGAACACGCTGGCTCCATATCgtgaaatttttattaattttttctttttctttgttatttccttatctcttcctttcttcagaCTCCGTCCAAGGAGATGCTCTTCCCCGATCTTCTGCTGCAATtagattcctttcctttttctccattccttgttcttcttttcccaaGGAAAGGAGGGAGCAAATGGTTTTAGGTGCAAGCTTTGGCCATTAATGTCAGGCTATGTGGGAGGGGGATTCCTAAGATTTTCAAGGTTGCCATGAACAccccagaggatttttttttttttttggtagtgtgACATTTTGTCTTTGCCACCTGTAGAGTAGTGGGTTAATTTCCAGGTCCAGGGCCACCACCCATCCTGACACTCCTGCTAGCAATAGGTGGGCCCACCTGAGCCACCTTGGCCTTGTCTGCTACCCTGGTGAGTCCTTTCCATGCTCCCTGAGCACCTGAGCTGCCTCAGATTCCATTTGTTCCTCTCCTTCCTggaaggtttctttttaaattttattttaatcccaaaCATCTCAATGTTTTGCAGTGTCTAGGGGTTTGAGCCCCTTGTTTTTCGTtctacttcttcttttctctccttttctctcatggAGTGATTATGTTGACAATAATGTATAATGCGCGTTCTCTTCACTGGTTTATCTGCAGAAATttctctgggctttttttttcggTGTATGATTCAACACTGCGTTAAAGGGGGATGTTCCATTGAATAAAAGAGCAGTGTGgttttctgggtctgtttcttcattttcttttctcatcaaaTCCCCTGTACCCCTAGCAGCTCCAAAGTTACCTCACTTGCCTGCATTCAGCACCTGGCCCCAGTCATCCTGTTCTCTCTGGGGAACCCCTGGGACATTCATTAAGGAGCCTCCTGTCTGCGTCCCTTTGTGTGCCAGCTAACTGTGTGGGTGGTCCCATGTCTCCCCCTTGTTTACTGGTTATAGTGGAGAACCAGGTTCTTcaccactcccacccctgcctccatcACCCCTTGATCCTTGGTCCCCATTGTTTTGAAGGCCTTTCCCTGGGGCTTGGACCTCCACATTTGCTGAGCTCCAGTTGTGCTCTGCCTGGAAACTGCCACCTGTCTAAGGCTCTGGGCCTAGGGAGGCATCGGCACTAAAGGTCAAGCCAACTAATCCTGCCTGTGAGGCACAGAGCAGCTAAAATTAAAACCGCCAagtggctttttctttctctgttggtgACTTGCAGCCTGCCAGCACTGCAggcttggcggggggggggggcaaaaaagTGCCCTGTCTTGTGCTTTGTAAGCGCTTCTTTGCTAAGGGTCTCAGGCCATTTTATTCTATCACATCTGGGGCAGTGGAGAGGGCCTTTTGTGGCACCAGGAATTTCCATGTCAGGGCTCCACAAAGTATGAGGTCCTTACCCAGCTGTTGCTGTCCTGCTCCGTCCCTGGGGGGAGCTGCATCAAGCCTGCTCTTTCCTGACCGCCTTTGCTTCTTTTGGGGAGGTTGAAGGGGACAGCAAGCGCCTGCCACCCCGAGCACCTGGCAGGGGGGGACAACTCGAGCCTGGGCTGCTTTCCACTGTCAGGTTGGGTCTGACCACCACTTTCTCTGGAGCAGACCCCAGTTGTGTGGGCCCTGCCGGGTTGCCAATACATTTCTGCTACAGGCAGGTGGGTTAATGGAGCTTCAGAAGCAAGGCAAGTTCAGTGGGTTTTCCTAACCAAGCCCCAAACTTCAGTTGACTAAAAAGaatgatctttttctctttgtccttaactgacagaatgggagcagggcccagggcctAGCAaccctctttgaccttggcttcACCTCATTGCTTCCCCCACAAGCTTGGTTTCCCTGGTGGGCTCATTGGGCGGTTAATTAGCTCTTTGAAGCTCTGGAAGAGGCAAAGTGGCGCTATGTgggttttagaaataaaatcaataaatgactTAACCACAGCCCAGCtatctcctgcctctctcccctgggGCCAGCTCCATTCCTATGCAagctctctccctgctccctgccatcAGCTTTTGTTAAGGTTTTGGAGGGTAACAAAGTGGCTAACTAAGGCAACCTTCTCAGGCCTTTCTCTAAGGAGCTTCAGACCCTgaaatggaagagagagggaaggcttGGCCCTCAAGTGCAGGGAGCACCTGCTTTTGTGGCAAAGTGGGGGAGAGATGAGAAAGGCTTCCCCAGCCGCCTTGAGACTGTGGAGGAAGAGACCTTTGCTCAACTCTATCTGTCCATCTTCTGCTGTAGCActggctccctccctgccccagcttgGTGAAAGGAATACCAGCTGGGAAAGGTCAGTGTTAGGGCTTCGGAGAAACCCAAGATTGGtccagagaagaaggcagaatTTCTGGATAGAAACCCAGTCAGACATAAACAACCTTGAGTCACTCAAGTTAGTCAAGTGCTTCCAGGGTTCAAGATTGATCTGCACATGCAGCATGGGGGAGTGAGGGCTTGGAGAGGACATGAGAACACAAGGAGTGAGTCATTTTGAACCTTTAGGGTCTCATCATGCTGGGTTCGGGCTTGCAAAATAGGAGGGGGCCCAGGGTGGTGTCACCCCCAGAAAAAGCCTAGAAACTTCTAGTTGGGGGGCACACAACAAAACCAAAGAGACCCACAAGAAAGATCGTGGGAGAAATCTGAAGTCATTCTgggcacctggtgggctcagtaGGGAAAGTGTGAGacttgacctcagggtcgtgagttcaagcaccgtgttgggcatggaacctatttttttaaaagtaatttcttgggactcctgggtggctcagtggttgagcgtctgccttcagctcagggtgtgatcttcgGATCCCAGATtaaatcctgcatcgggctccctgcatggagcttgcttctccctctgcctatgtctctgcctctctctcgtgaataaataaatctttaagaaaaaaaaagtgatttctcTTTCCTGGTAGAAACGGGACAAGTCCCAGCTGAGCAGGTGTCTGGAGCACAGAAGGGCAGGCACCATCGctgaggcacaggaagagggCTGTCAGAGCGGGCCAGCTGGAAGAGGATCAGATGATTTGGGGAGCAGGATGGATAATTTGGGAATGATTTGGGAACAGGTTCTTAGTGCCAGGAAAATAAACTTATAAGCAATTAGGGGTCAGTGCAGAGAAGGTTTGTGTGGCCAGAGTGCTGCCACAACCAGGGTGTGAGGTGACAGCACAGAAATGGGCCACTTTGTCCAGAGATCACTGCACCAAGGAGCCTTCTGAGCTCTACTCAGCAGCCCCAGATGCTAGCCAAGCCCAGAGACCCGGTTCTTGGAGGGTGGGTGACCCTTGCAGGCCTGTGGGGGGAGCCTGGGGATGGGAGCTCCGGAGAGACTAGGGAGCCACCAGGCACTCTACTGAAATAGAGCACGTAGAAGACTAAAATTAactggaaaatacagagaaatttaagaaagttTCTGTATGCTCACTGCATCCGTGTAGGCACATTTGGGTGTTTTCCTGATCTTTGTTCTCACTTGGAAGCATGGCAGCTGTGGGAGATAACAGTaatgcgggggtggggtggggcagaggcaggcaggagagagCAGCCCTCTGGAAGACTCGGAGTTTAGACCCTACATTAAACTCGTAACTCCAGGGCTGGGTCTACTGTGGCTCAGAATGTCCTCGAAGACAGCTAGGCCTTCCCCAAACCAGGCTCTCAGTAGCATCCTGCGGCTGTCCAGGCCTCTCTGACCTGCTTCCTTGGCCCTCAGACCAGAACACCCAGTTCTCTCCACCAGCCCACTGCCCTGGGAAGCCCAGGCACCCTTTGAAATAGCATAAAGCCCTGGGCTCCTTTTGCTCAAAGAACAAAGCAGGATCCAAAGTCTGCCTCCGTAAGAGTAGGAGGCAGcagctggaggaggcaggaatTTATATTCTCGTATGAGTGTAAATTGGAGGAAGGAGTTCACAGCTCAGAAAAGTAAACCAACCagctgaaggtcacacagcaaatcagTGCTGGGGGCCAGGGCACGAGCAGTGGATTGGTGACAGAGCCTCTAAAGGGAGGTCCCGTAGCTGCTAGGCCACGAAGACTGAGTGGTGTCAGGTTCCGGCTGCAGAGGCTCCCATTTTCTAGGTGAGGTCACGCTGTGGACCCAGGCCCACTGAATCTCTGTCTGGTATGTGGGCCTGGGTGGGAGGAGCGAGTGGAAGGAGGTGTCTAGTCACCTGGCAGCTGCGTCAAAGGGAGATCTCACGCCACTGACCAATATGAGTTGGTGGGGGATGCTTCAGTTTATTCTGCCACCGTGGGCACAGTACTACAGTTCCCAGAGGCCCCTGCTCTAGGCTAGCAGCCCCTAGCGAAAGCTGGCCCGTAATCTGACTACCATCCCTCTCAAAAGGTCACTTCAGAACTCCCTGAAGGACaacaacgggggggggggggggggggggggaccagagtggctcagcttgggtggaggtggggtgggagcagcGACCTGCCTCAAGCGAcctcctccatcccacccccTGGAACCCAGAGTCCTGGTCCCCCTTCTCTGACACCAGGGTCCTTTGCTAGCTACATCTGTTCAGGGCACCCTCACAGCTCCTGGCCCTTCAGCCTGCATGGGGGTGTCCTGACCCCTGTTGCCACCACATAAGCCTGTGACCACCAGACCTGGGCACAgacacccctccctccccacccccatgtcaggctctaccACGGAAGCCTGACCAGAGGTCTTCCAGCTTGTGGGCAAATGTCTAAAACAGAAGCCAAGCTGCTCTGACGAAGGCTGAGCCTCCGGACACCTGTCCTCCCGACAGCCCTCCCTAGCTTCCGCAGGAGCGCTGACCGGCCCAAAATCTGGCCCCACCCCTTCATCCTCGAGCCAGGAGAAGGGCCCAGATCAGAGCGACGGCTCAGCCAAGGCCCAGCCCGCCAGCTCCAGTCCAGCCCTAGGCCTCTCAGGCAGCGCTGCTGTGTCTCATCTCTGACTCTGCGAAAGGCCGAGGCGGGCACAGAAGACCCCAGCATGCGGGTGAGGTCTGGAAGAAGTGGGTCAGCGCAGGGCTGTGAATGAGCCAGGCCAGGcctgctctccctgcccctctcccctctcctcccctggccaCCAAAATAGCTCACTAAGCAGTCAGGCCAACACCCTCCCCTTGCAGGGGGAGGCGGAGCAAGCTGCCCAGAGCCAGGCTTTAAAACCCCCTGGGCTGCCGGCGAGCTCCACTCCCTGGCAGGAGGCAGTGCCTTGGGCACCCggtccacccatccatccacccatctgtccgTCTGTCTGTCCGTGCCTCCAGCCTGCCCTCCTGCAGCCATGTCCCGGCCACTGTCAGaccaggagaagagaaagcagatcagtgtGCGTGGCCTAGCAGGTGTGGAGAATGTGACGGAGCTCAAGAAGAACTTCAACCGACACCTGCATTTCACACTCGTCAAAGACCGCAATGTGGCCACCCCAAGAGACTACTACTTTGCGCTGGCCCACACTGTTCGTGACCACCTCGTGGGCCGCTGGATCCGCACGCAGCAGCACTACTACGAAAAGGACCCCAAGGTGCTGCTTGGAGTGTCCTGGGTGGGAAAGGGGTCAGGATAGGGGGGTCCCCAAGAGGGCCAGATTGTAAGTGGCAGCCCTTTGTAGGGTCAGGGTTTTCTGCGGGCAAAATCAAGGGTTCCTTCCAGGGACGGAGGTTGGAGGAACAGGGGCACCAAGAGTTGCTGGTGCCAAGACGACTCAGGTAGAGaaacctggggtgggggcaggtgtgtATGTTGGGGGCTCGGATCAGGTGGGCTGGTTGCAAAGGCTTGGTGCCCATTCAGGAAGTGGAGGGGCTTCTGGTGGTTGGGAAGACCCCCGGGCCTGGGTTGGACCTGAAGTGGAAGGACGGGTCATCAAATGTGCATGCGGTGTGTCTGTACCACCGGTGGTGCTGGACAGCTGGGGTAGGGGGATCAAGTGTCTGTTGGGGTCATGGTAAATGTCAGCAACCTGACACTctcgggcggggggaggggccagCAAGTGGGCCAGGGAGGCGACCTGGGAAATGGGGAGACCAGGTACCCTCAGCATCCCGGATTCTGgtatctctctgccccttcttggGGCTGAGGCTGGAGGACCAAGGGGAACTAACTGGGCACTGCAAGGACAGGAGGTGGCCAACTCTCCCCGTGACTCatggtgaccttgagcaaatgacTGATTCCCCTGCACCTCAGGCTTTGCCCTCTGGGGGAGTACTTGGAGGTGCTTCTCTGGGTCCTGACTCCCCCATGGGCTGCCCGGAGGCTTATGTGCGATGGCAGGGGTTTTCAGCTCTCCTAAGCACCCCAGTCCCCAAGGTAGATATGGGAgccccattttgcaaatgaggacattgaggctcagagaagaaaaGCGATGTATCTAAAGTCAGAGGCAATGCTAGACCAGAACCTTCCCGATGGTTCCAGAAGCCTGTgatgaggagaaaataaatggagatagGGCTGGCAGGAGTGGGACAGGAGGTGTGAGAGGCCTGGCTAAATGCTGCTAGGCAGCCCTGACTCCTGCCCTGCACCTGTCTCTCTGGGCAGAGGATCTACTACCTGTCTCTGGAGTTCTACATGGGACGGACACTACAAAACACCATGGTGAACCTGGCCTTGGAGAATGCCTGTGACGAGGCCACCTACCAGGTGCGGAGGGGGACGGGAGTGGGGGTGAGAGCGGGGCAAGCCTGAGTAATTGGGGGATACACCTGCTGGCCTTTGGCCTTGACCActgccaccccctgccccctccagctgGGCCTGGACatggaggagctggaggagattGAGGAGGATGCAGGGCTGGGCAACGGGGGCCTGGGTCGGCTGGCTGGTAAGTGTGcagggtggcaggggtggggtgggcagaaggGTTCCTTCTTGCCAGGCCCCTGACACCCACCTCTCTGGAAACCCCTAGCATGCTTTCTGGACTCCATGGCAACACTAGGCCTGGCTGCCTATGGCTACGGGATCCGCTATGAGTTTGGGATTTTTAACCAGAAGATCTGTGGGGGCTGGCAGGTGAGCAGCCTTGGGCCCTGGTCTGGTGGGGAcccaggcctgatggagagaaacCCCATTGGATCATCCATCTCTGGATAGATCCAGAACCAGCCTCAGCTTTGACAGAAAGCATCTTTGTCTCTTCCCCCTGACCCCAAAGACTTCTGGTCACTCTTGGAATGGGTGGTCCATGCCTGAGGGACTTCTCAGGCTCCCATTACACACACCCTGTCCCATCAGATATCCTACCAGGCCAGGGGCCCACCCCAGGGCTCTAATTTGCACTCTATAGAGGGCACACTAGGGCTACTGCTCCTGCCCTACCCATTGCCCCTCTGGATCTGACGttgccttcctttctccccaacctgccttgggctcagatggAGGAGGCTGATGACTGGCTTCGCTACGGAAACCCCTGGGAGAAGGCCCGACCTGAGTTCATGCTGCCTGTGCACTTCTATGGCCGAGTAGAACACACCAGCCAGGGGGCCAAGTGGGTGGACACACAGGTGAGGGAGTGGGGGCAGCTCCCAGTGAAAGGGTAGTGGGGAGGAGACTCTGGAAGAAAACaaggagatacagagaaagagccTGGGGGCTACTGGACCCGGTGCGCTTTCCAatggaggacactgaggctcagagaggttaagtggtcTACTCGAGGTCAAACAGCTGGAGCTAGGAGAGGCTGGAGACAGGGTCATAGAGGACCCaggccaagcacagagcccaggaggaggagagagtctCTACCCTGCCCCCCCAGTGCCCTTCCCCTGGCCTGGCTCCTTTCCACCTCACAAGAGTCTTCCAAGAATAATCACGGTGACTTGACTCCCCAGCACATCTAAACTGGCAGCTCGATGGGAAACAAAGCAACAGCCcagaaagacagggagaaaatGAGCACCATGAGAGAGGAattgacttgttcaaggtcacacaagtTAGAGGGAGCCTAAAGCCAAACCAGGTgtctgaatcccagctccatGAGTTCTTTCAGCTGTGGCTGGAGGTCATGAACCTCCAGGTGACTGCACGGAAATCTCTTGGCTTTCAGACGCGGGCATTTGTTCTGCTATCATCTGTGATAAGATTCAGCAGGGGCTCTGGCGGCCCACCTAGCTCTCTGCTCTTGGGCCAGTCCCTTCCCTCCTTGAACTGCAGCTTCCACTCTGTTCCAAGTACAGGCTCAGTTACTTAGTGCTGGGAAGGAAGGGTGCTGCCGCTGGGGGCCATGGATGTGCCCCCTGCCCTGTAGTGACAGGAACTGTCGGCAGCAGTTATTGAAGTTTGCCAATTGCGGGAGGTGGGGCCAGCATTAGTCATTGCTAATTAACCCCCTGGTCAACCAGGCAGAAGAAGCCCTTCGGACAAACTTGACATCTGTGTCCCCTTTAGCTGGGCCCCAGGCTCCCCCCAGCCCTCTCAGGAGCCCACAGCGTCCTCTACGTTGTGCTCAGGCCAGGTGGGCCTGCTCATCACCATCACTACAGGGTGACCACCAGCAGAGCCCCCCCTCTGTTCCTCACAAGCAGCCAGGCAAGGTGGGGTGGGCGGTGTGGGGAGTTCTGGTGGGGGATCCTCTCTATGATGAGGTCCAGAGACGTTGAGAGGTTTGCTCATGGTCACCCAGAGTTGGCACTAAAAGCTGAGgcaggaggatgcctgggtggttcagcagtttagagcctgccttccgcccagagcgtaatcccagggtcctgggatcgagtcccgtgtcagactccctgcacgggaggctctctgcctgtgtctctgcctctctctgtatgtctttcatgagtaaataaataaaatcttaaaaaaaaaatacgggaCAGGGAGTTGGCAGGGCACAGGGACAAAGGCTGGGATTCAGCTCTCAGGGTGCCACGGGGTCATGGGGCAGACACCCAGCTCCTGACAGCACACTGGACGTCCCCCCGCAGGTGGTGCTGGCCATGCCTTATGATACCCCTGTGCCTGGCTATCGCAACAACATCGTCAACACCATGCGCCTGTGGTCGGCCAAGGCCCCCAATGACTTCAACCTCAAAGACTGTGAGTCCAGCCCTGGCCACTGGCAGCCCCACCCTCCCTGGCCTGCACTCAAGTCCGAGCCTGACACTGGCCCCACTTTCCCCCCTCAGTCAATGTTGGTGGCTACATCCAAGCTGTGCTGGACCGGAACCTGGCTGAGAACATCTCGCGTGTCCTGTACCCCAATGACAACGTACGTTGTCACCTCCTGGGCTGGGAACAGGAAGCCTGAGAGCCTGGGAGAGGGCAAAGGACTGGGAGGGATGGTCTCTGGTACCTAGTCACACTCaggacagttttgtttttgtttttgttttttttcttaagtttgtttgtttatttattttggtaatctctacacccagagtggggctctaactcatgacccagagattaagagtcatgtgcttttccaactgagccagtcaggtgccccgcACCCAGGATATATGGTTGGCTCCTTTGTGTCCTGTTTTTCCTCTGAGTTCTTTAAGAGGATGCCTAAGTCCTGGGGACAGCAAGTTAGGGCAGGGCGCTTTGGAGGAGCTGTTGTTCCCTGGCAGTGCTGACAGTACCCCTGGTCCTTGTGTGCCCCCTTCCTAACACTATCCCCCGCTGCTACTTCTTGGTGGGGGAAAGACCCTGGGCAAAAGTCTCCTGGCCATACCCGCAGCAGCATTAGGCCACCCCCTACCACGACCTTGACTTGCTCAGCCTTGCGTTGAACTATTTCCCAGTTCTTTGAGGGGAAAGAGCTGCGTCTGAAGCAGGAGTACTTTGTGGTGGCCGCCACCCTCCAAGACATCATCCGCCGCTTCAAGTCTTCCAAGTTTGGCTGCCGTGACCCCGTGCGCACAAGCTTTGATGCCTTTCCAGATAAGGTACCAGGGTCCAGGGAGGGTCCCTCTCTACACCTCCCAGGATGTGTGGCATCGCCTCTCCCCTCCAGTCTCAGCTCACCCCACTCACTCTATAAATGAGGAGGTAGAGGCTGGAGGCTGGTGGTGTGTGAGGGTGACCTGCTCAGAAGCCTCAATCGATGGGCACATACCCTGGAACGTCACCCTCGTCCTGTCCACAACTCCTCCGATGAGGCCTACTACCCTTGGCTGAGCCCTGGAACCACATTGGCCCCTGGAGGGGGCTCCAAAGGGTCAGAGGACAGTGATCACAGCCGTGGTTTGGATCCCAGACTGACTCCCAGCCCCACTCTCCACAGGTGGCCATCCAGCTCAATGATACCCACCCGTCCTTGGCCATCCCTGAGCTGATGAGGATCCTGGTCGACCTGGAGCGGCTGGACTGGGACAAGGTGGGCTTCAGGACCCCTCCACCCCGCTTGACCCTCTCTGTCTCAGGGTTCCCTTCCTAGTCTGGGAAGCAGAAGTATGTGAGCGCAGCACCCATGGAACAGACAACAGTGCGAGGTCCAGGGGGCGAGTGTCCTAGAACCCACGGATGGGGCCCAGGCTCTGGGCTACACACCATGTATGGAGAGCCATCAGAGTTAGGCCTGGGGGTTCCTGACTCCCTAACCCTGCCTATCAGGCCTGGGATGTGACGGTCAGGACCTGCGCCTACACCAACCACACCGTCCTGCCCGAGGCCCTAGAGCGCTGGCCCGTGCATCTTATTGAGACTCTGCTGCCCCGACACCTCCAGATCATCTATGAGATCAACCAGCGCTTCCTTAACGTGAGTGagagaggcctgggctgggggacGGGGGAGTGCTGCGGAAGGCAGGTGCAGCGCAGCCTGAGACTCCgtgggcagggccctgggggtaTGGGGCTGGGGACCTGGGTTCCTGAGTCTGCGCCTGAGCTCTGGGCTCTCCCTACACAGCGGGTGGCAGCTGCTTTCCCAGGGGATGTAGACCGGCTGCGGCGCATGTCGCTGGTGGAAGAGGGCGCGGTGAAGCGCATCAACATGGCTCACCTGTGCATTGCGGGCTCACATGCTGTCAACGGCGTGGCTCGAATCCACTCGGAGATCCTCAAGAAAACCATGTGAGCCCTCTCCCTCCCGCTGGCTCCTCCCCTGATGACCCCCGTTCCTCCCGCTGGCCCCGCCCTCCCTCCGGGGAGGGGTCCTCATTACTTGACCCCCAGCTGGCCCTTCCCACAGGTAGCAGGCATTTATGTGTCATGGCCCAGATGTCCAGGACAGTCTTGTCCCCAGATGACCCCTTCTCACCTACAGCCACCCCCTCACCTCCGGGCCCCTCTCTGCAAGAAACCAGAGCGGGGCTTCCGGGACTAGGTGTTCCTTCCGCGGGGATGAGTAGTGACTCTCCAACCTAATCCCGCAGCTTCAAGGACTTCTACGAGCTGGAGCCTCATAAATT
The Canis lupus familiaris isolate Mischka breed German Shepherd chromosome 18, alternate assembly UU_Cfam_GSD_1.0, whole genome shotgun sequence genome window above contains:
- the PYGM gene encoding glycogen phosphorylase, muscle form, whose translation is MSRPLSDQEKRKQISVRGLAGVENVTELKKNFNRHLHFTLVKDRNVATPRDYYFALAHTVRDHLVGRWIRTQQHYYEKDPKRIYYLSLEFYMGRTLQNTMVNLALENACDEATYQLGLDMEELEEIEEDAGLGNGGLGRLAACFLDSMATLGLAAYGYGIRYEFGIFNQKICGGWQMEEADDWLRYGNPWEKARPEFMLPVHFYGRVEHTSQGAKWVDTQVVLAMPYDTPVPGYRNNIVNTMRLWSAKAPNDFNLKDFNVGGYIQAVLDRNLAENISRVLYPNDNFFEGKELRLKQEYFVVAATLQDIIRRFKSSKFGCRDPVRTSFDAFPDKVAIQLNDTHPSLAIPELMRILVDLERLDWDKAWDVTVRTCAYTNHTVLPEALERWPVHLIETLLPRHLQIIYEINQRFLNRVAAAFPGDVDRLRRMSLVEEGAVKRINMAHLCIAGSHAVNGVARIHSEILKKTIFKDFYELEPHKFQNKTNGITPRRWLVLCNPGLAEVIAERIGEDYISDLDQLRKLLSFVDDEAFIRDVAKVKQENKLKFAAYLEREYKVHINPNSLFDIQVKRIHEYKRQLLNCLHIITLYNRIKQEPNRFVVPRTVMIGGKAAPGYHMAKMIIKLITAIGDVVNHDPVVGDRLRVIFLENYRVSLAEKVIPAADLSEQISTAGTEASGTGNMKFMLNGALTIGTMDGANVEMAEEAGEENFFIFGMRVEDVEKLDQRGYNAQEYYDRIPELRQIIEQLSSGFFSPKQPDLFKDIVNMLMHHDRFKVFADYEEYIKCQEKVSALYKNPREWTRMVIRNIATSGKFSSDRTIAQYAREIWGIEPSRKRLPAPDETI